The genomic window AGCGGCGACTTCGAGTCGATCGCCGACCGCTGTCGCCGGCTCGAGGTCGACACGGACACCTTCTGTTCGCAGGCGGCCCGCGAGATGATCCGGACCCAGCTCGCGGACGTCGAACGCGGCCTGCGTTCGATGTACGACGACGTCACCGCGGTTCGCTCGCTCGAGTTACCGCTGGGGGTCGTCAGCGACAACCACCCGACCGTGGTCTCGCGACTGCTCGATCGCTTCGGCCTCCGGTCGCTGTTCGAGGCCGTCTACGGCTGCCCGCTCACCCCCGACGGTCTCGACCGTCGCAAGCCCGACCCGACCAACATCGAACGCGCGATGGGCTCCCTCGAGGCCGAGTCGGCGCTGTACGTCGGCGATCGACCGGTCGACGTGCGGGCGGCCCGCAACGCGGGCATCGACTCGGCGCTGGTCACGCGCGCGGGCGACGAGATGGAAACGGAGACGGCGGAGTCGCCCGACGCGTCTCCCACCTATCGGCTGGCCTCGCTCACCCAGTTGCCGATGGTCCTCTAGACCGGCGTTCGACTCCAGCCGGCCGTCCCGCCGACGTCCGTGGTCACCGAGACGTTCCTGCCGACCTCCGTTCCTCGAGACCGTCCCGCGGAGACGAATCCAGGGACACCCGTCGCGAGGTTCTCGAGGCTGCGTTGTCCGTCGACCGTCCGGCTACTACCGCAATTTCGATCTCGGTCGCGACCGTCGGCGCCGCAGTCAGGCCCGCCGTTCGTCGAAGTGCTCCGTACAGAGCACGTGATAGACGGTGTCGTCGGGGACGACGTCGCCCGCCGGCGTCTCCTTGAACAGCGTAACGCCGTACGCCGCGTCCTCGTCGCAGTCGACGCAGGTCCCGGGCCCGTGCTGCGTGCCGGTGCTCCGGTGGCCGGCGCCCGTGTACGCGTCGCCCGCCGTCCGGAACTCGGCGCAGTCGCGACAGAGCCGCCACCGGTTGTCGATATCGGCGAGTTCGAAGATGTGATAGGCCATCTCGTGCTGAGTGAACGGTACCGCCGCGTTACAGAAGAGACAGTCCGCGGACGTCATGGACGACCCTGCTCCGAGAGGGTGTGTAACGGTTTCCCACGAACTGTCAGGGACGGACGCGCTACCGAGGAGACCGCGAGTCGACGGCCCGGCTTCGCCGCAGATTCCGGCCATCGCTTTTTGCGCTCGAGGGTGGGAGTCCCCGGTATGAACGACGCGGACTGGGACGAGCTCCGATCGCAGTGTGCGGCCCTCGAGTCCGGCGCGCAGCTCCTGACGCCGCTGTCCGAGCGGCCGTTTCGCGTCCAGACGACCGCCGAGGACCGGATCGTCGTCCGCTTCGCGGACAGCACCGAGGAACGCCCGCTCTGGCGCGAACAGTTCGGCGTCTTCGACGAGCGACTCGAGGACCAGGGGATGGCCGTCGACGACCTGCAGCCGGGCGTCGAGCCCTACGCGACGGTCCTCACGCTCTCCGACTCGTACGCCGTCGCGGACGACGCGATCGTCAGGGACGACGACGCGACCGGCGGCGAGAGCCCGTTTCTCGTCTCGGCGGCCGACGCGCGGACGCCGCCGGAGCGACTCCACGACGACGCCCTGCTGCTGGCTCACCTCGTCGAGTACCTCAACGTCGACGACCACGACGCCCTCGAGTCGCTCGATACCGACGCCCTGACCGACTACTACGTCCTCGCCTCGGACGTCCAGCGCGGCGCCGACGGAGTCCGCGCGACGGCCCGCGACGAACTGCTCGAGCGGCTCGGCCCCGATCAGGAGCTCCACGGCCGCTTCGGGACGGTCCGGCGGACGACCCGCACGCGCCGCCGTCCGAAGGACGACGAGACCGTCCTCGCCGCCCTCGACGAGCGCGGGATCCCCCGCGAGTGGGTCCTCGGCGTCGATCCGGACAAACTCGACGTCGTCCTGTCGGTGACAGACCTCGAGGAGGACGCGGTGTTCGACACCGACGAGGACGTCTACGTCCAGAAGATCGGCGTCGACGAGGACGAGAAGTACTCGCGGCTGCAGGGGCTGGCCGACCGCATCGACGAGCTCGCCGACGCCGAGGGCGAGGCGCTCACCGACGACCTCGAGGCGCTCGAGGACCGCCTCGAGGAGGCGCTGACGGCCGGCTAGTCGTCGGAGCCTGACCCGAGACAATCCGACGCGCCGGCGAGCGATCGCCCGGTGGCGACGCCGGTCGTTCGACGGCCACCGTCGTGGAATCCGATACCCGTTTCCGGCAGCCGCACCTACCGACGGACAGCCATGCGTTCCCGCTCGACGGGCACCCGATTCCTGATGGTCGCCGTCGGCTGCCTGCTCCTCCTGACGTCGCTCGGGCTGGCCGGACTCGGCTATCTGGCGCTCGCCGCCCTCTGGCGGTCGGCCCCGGACCCCGCGACGACCGTGCTCGTCGTCGTCGGCGCCGGACTGCTCGTCGGCTATCTGAGCTACCGGTTCGGGACGGCGGCGGTCCTCTCGCGGCTCGAGGCCGTCGAACTCCCGCGGTCGCGGGCGCCGGCCCTCTATCGCCGTCTCGACCGCCTCGAGGAGCGGATGGGCGTCGACGCGCCGACGCTCTACGTCGCCCGGCTACCGGCGCCGAACGCGTTCGCCATCGGGACGGCGCGCCGCGGCGCGATCGTCCTCGATCGGTCGCTACTGCGGTTGCTGACCGTCGACGAACTCGAGGGACTGCTCGCCCACGAGCTCGCCCACCTCGAGGGGTACGACGCGTTCGTCCAGACGCTCGCGTTCAGCGTGTTCCGAACGGTCACCGGGCTCCTCTTCCTGCTGTGCGCGCCGCTCCTGGTGGCGATCGTCGGCACCGCCAGAGCCGTCGCGTGGATGCGCGGCCGACCCGGCGCGTGGACCCACACGACGTTCGGCCGCCTCCTGGGTCGACTCGAGCGCGGCGTCCAGCTGGCGTTCCTGCTGGTGACGCTCGCCGTCCGGGCCCACTCGCGCCGACGGGAGTACGCCGCCGACGACCGCGCGGCCGCGGTCACCGGGAACCCGATCGCGCTCGCCCGCGCGCTCCGGAAGATCCAGCGCGTGGCCGATCCGCGCCGCGGACTGCTCTCGCCGCTGTACGTTCACACTGATGAAGACGACTGGACGCAGCTGTTCTCGACCCATCCCGACACGAGCGAGCGGATCGAACGGCTGATCGAACGGACGCGGACCGCTCCGTCGAACGGTCGACCGCAGCGGGTCCAGTGACCGCCTCGAGTCGGTCGGAGAGCGTTTCGGACTCCGAACGGCTATCGGCGAACGAGATGGCCGGGGACGGTGACTCGAGGAAGAGACGCGCCGATAGCGAACGCGGCGGATCGGTCACGCACCGGTCCACCCGCAGTCGACGCACCTGCGGACGCCGCCGTCGGCGATCGTCGTTCCCGAACAGGTCGGACAGGCGCTCACGCGCGTGCCGCCGTCGGTGGCCACGCGCTCTCGAGTCCGCTCGCGCTCGAGGTCGGCCGGCAGCGACGGATGACAGGTCGCACAGACGCGTTCGGTCCGCCGATGGGTCATGGTCTCCGTTCGGGTTCGATGCTCGAAGCAGCGGGCTACCTCGTCACCGCAGCGTTCGCATTCGACCATTGTGTGCTAACAACCACCACACCACACAATAAGTGTTTCCCACATGTTGTGATATAGCGATGATCTACGCTAGTTCGTCACCCGTATTCCGAATTATAGACGAGGTCGTCGAATACATTCCCATATCGGTTGGGCATTCGGCGTGGAACGCGGCGAGGGAGTCGACCGTGACCGACAGCGCTCGAGCGTTCGTGGCGCGACGGACAGACTCAGGGGTCCACGAACCCGCAAATACTTTTGGCTGCACGGGTCGTACCTCGAATCATGTACGTGCGGGACGCGAAAAACAGGGAAGAGGTCTGGTTGCTCGATCACATCGAGGCGATGGGGCTCGACGAGACGGCGTTCCGCTCGCGCGACTACGTCGTCGCGGTGGACGAGGCGTCCGGCGAGAAGGCCGGGTTCGGCCGGATCAGGATCCACAAAACCGACGACACTGCGCCGGCTGACGCCGATTCCGATCGCGCCGGCGGGCGCGCGAACGACGTCTGCGAGCTGACCAGTATCGGCGTCCTCGAGGGCTGGCGCGAACAGGGCGTCGGCGCACACGTCGTCGAGCGGCTCGTCGAGTACGCCGGGGATCAGGGGTTCGACACCGTCTACACGCTGACGAGCGAGGGGAGCTACCTCGCCCAGTTCGGCTTCGAGCGCGTCGAGGAGTCGGAACTGCCGGCGGTCCTGCGGGACCGACTCGAGGACAAGCGCGAGGGGGTCGATCCGGACGCCGTGCCGCTGGCGATCGACGTCGACCGGTTCCGGATGCCCGACCGCCTCCGCGAGGCGTTCAAGCGGGCCCCCGAGGGCCGGGACGACGTGTCGAACGACGAGTCGGCCGAGGACTTCGGGATCGACTCCGAGTCGGCGACGTACAAGTACGATACGGGCCGGTAGCTCGCCGCGAGAGGTGTTGTGACCTCGAGTCCGCCGGTAACGCCGGTGGCGATCGGGGAACGGCTCAGTTACGCCGATCCCCTAACCGCTGTGGCTGCCTGTCGAAGCCGTGAGAGAACGCGACCCACGCGATCGCGGAGACGGCGAGGATCGGCGGCAGGATCGCGAACCCCCACAGCGGATCCAGCCCCCACCCGAGCAACAGGACGAGGTTCGCCAGTCCGATCGCCAGAAACGGGGCGACGTACAGCGCCGCCCGACGGCGGTCTCGGTCGTCGTCGGTCGGTACCGGCGGTTCCATACCGGCCCTACCACGGCATCGCTGAAAAACGGTCGTGCCGGGACGGGCGACGGTCACGGAATCGTGTGCGTGTGAGTCGCTACCGTCGCCGGTCACGAGAATCCCGCGGTGGAGATATCACGATTCGGGACGATACTGGCCACCTTCATCAACCTTCAAGCCCCAGCCCGTCAATCGGTAACGATAATGTTCGATCAAGACGATCTCGAGGAAATCCGTGCCAGCAAGGAGGAGTGGCACGAGGAGGAGGTCGCGCCCGTCCTCGAGCGCTTCGGCGAGCGCAAGGAGACGTTCACCACCGATACGGGAGGGCAGGAGGTCGATCGGCTCTACACGCCGGACGACGTCGCGGACCTCGACTATCAGGAGGACCTGGGGAACCCGGGCGAGCCGCCGTACACGCGCGGGGTCTACTCCACGGGCTACCGCGGTCGGCTGTGGACGATGCGCCAGTACGCCGGCTTCTCGACGCCGGAGGACACCAACGAGCGCTACCACTACCTGCTCGACGAGGGCCAGACGGGGCTCTCGATGGCCTTCGACCTGCCGACCCAGATGGGCTACGACTCCGACGACTCGATGGCCGCCGGCGAGGTCGGCAAGGCCGGCGTCGCCATCGACTCGCTGTCCGACATGGAGACCGTCTTCGACGGTATCCCGCTCGACGAGGTCTCGACGTCGATGACGATCAACGCGCCCGCGTCGGTGCTGCTGGCGATGTACATCGCGGTCGGCGATCAGCAGGGCGTCGACCGCTCGGAACTGCGGGGGACGATCCAGAACGACCTCCTGAAGGAGTACATCGCGCGCAACACCTACATCTACCCGCCCGAGCCGTCGATGCGGATCATCACGGACATCTTCGAGTTCTGTGCCGACGAGACGCCGAAGTTCAACACGATCTCGATCTCGGGCTATCACATCCGCGAGGCGGGTTCGACGGCCGCTCAGGAGTTGGCCTTCACGCTGGGCGACGGCATCGAGTACGTCGAGACGGCCATCGACGCCGGACTCGACGTCGACGAGTTCGCGCCCCAGCTCTCGTTCTTCTTCAACGGCCACAACAACATTTTCGAGGAGGTCGCCAAGTTCCGCGCCGCGCGGCGGATGTGGCACGACATCATCGAGGAGCGGTTCGACCCGGACGACCCCAAGTCCAAGCAGCTGAAGTTCCACACCCAGACCGCGGGCTCGATGCTGACCGCCCAGCAGATCGAGAACAACGTCGTCCGCGTCGCCTACCAGGCACTGGCCGCGGTGCTCGGCGGCACGCAGAGTCTCCACACCAACGGCAAGGACGAGGCGCTCGCGCTGCCCACCGAGGAATCGGTTCGGACCGCCCTGCGCACCCAGCAGATCCTCGCCCACGAATCCGGCGCCGCGGACACCATCGACCCGCTGGCGGGCAGCTACTACGTCGAATCGCTGACCGACGAGGTCGAAGAAGAGGCCTACGAGATTCTCGAGGAGGTCGAGGAACGCGGCGGGATGCTCGAGGCCGTCGAGCAGCAGTGGGTTCAGCGCCAGATTCAGGACACCGCGTTCGACCGTCAGAAGGAGATCGAGGAGAAAGAGCGGATCATCGTCGGCGTCAACGAGTTCGAAGTCGACGAGGACCCCCAGATGGACGTCGAGGAAGTCACCCAGGAAGACCAGCAGCGCCAGATCGACAGCCTCGAGACGGTCCGCGCCGAGCGCGACGACGAGGCCGTCGACGCGAAACTCGAGGCGCTGCGCGAGGCCGCGCAGGGAGAAGAGAACCTGATGCCCCGCATCATCGAGGCGGTGAAGGTCTACGCGACGGTCGGCGAGATCTGTAACGTCATGCGCGACGAGTTCGGCGAGTACCAGCCCGGCGGCGCGGTTTGACGAACTGAACTCACGAGTTGATTCGAGTAACGCTACCGATGTGTCTCGAGTAACACTCGTTTACAGACGCTGCCGTCGGGCGATTCGGAGGCAACACTCCGTTGAGCGGGGAACTCGGGGGAACGGTCCGCTCTGTTTATCCGAATATCGACCGACGGCGTTGCCGTGAGTCACTCATGAGCGAGCGATCCGACGAGCGGCCGAATCCGGTACCCGAATCAGCGACCGACTATACCGCGACGTCCCGTCGGCGCCTGTTGCAGGCCGCGGCGGCCGCCGGCGGCGTCGTCGCGCTGGGCGATATCGCGGGCGCCCAAGAGGCGGAGACGATCGAACTGGGCGGCGAGACCAGCGGCTGGCAGGGCGTCGCGCCCGACGACATCGAAGGCGAGACGAACCCGACGCTGGAACTCGAGGCCGGCACGACCTACGAGGTCACGTGGGAGAACCTCGACGGACAGCCACACAACTTCGTCATCGAGAGCGGCGAGGGCGAGGAACTCGAGCGGACGGAGCTCATGATGCAGCAGGGCGAGACGCAGACCCTCGAGTTCGAGGCGACGAGCGAGATGGCGGAGTACTACTGCGAACCCCATTCGGCGACGATGCGCGGGGATATCTCGGTCGGCGGCGGTGGAGGCGGGGCGGAACAAGACGAGGCGGCCGACGGAGAGCCCGAAGCCTTCTTCGAACCGGGCGCGGAGATCGGCGTGCAAACGCTCGCATCGGGCATGACGGCGCCGACGGACATGGCGGTCGCCGACGAGGAGCAGGAGCGATACTTCGTCGCCGACCAGACGGGCGAGCTCTGGGTCGTCACGGACGACGGCCTGCAGGACGAGCCGTTCCTCGACGTCAGCGATCGGCTGGTCGAACTCGGTACGTTCGAGGGCGACTACGCCGATCCGGAGCAGGACTACGACGAACGGGGCCTCCTCGGGATCGAGTTCCATCCCGAGTTCGCGGAGAACGGGCGCTTCTTCGTCCACTACAGCGCGCCGCCGAACGACGAGACGCCGGATGGCTGGAGCCACGTCGAGGTCGTCTCCGAGTTTCAGGCCACCGATGACCTGAGCGCGGGCGACCCCGACTCGGAACGGGTCCTGATGGAGTTCCAGAAGCCCCAGTACAACCACGACGCCGGACCGATGGCGTTCGGTCCCGACGGCTACCTCTACGTCCCGATGGGCGACGGCGGCGGGGCCAACGACGACATGGAGGGCCACGTCGAGGACTGGTACGACGGGAACGAGGGCGGGAACGGGCAGGACGTCAGCGAGAACCTCCTCGGCAGCGTTCTCCGCGTCGACGTCGATCAAGAGGGCGAGGACCGACCGTACGCCATCCCGGAGGACAACCCGCTCGTCGATTCGGAAGAGGGACTCGACGAACACTACGCGTGGGGCTTCCGGAACCCGTTCGGGATCTCCTTCGACAGCGACGGACGGCTGTTCGTCTCCGACGCCGGCCAGGACCTCTTCGAGGAGGCGAACCTCGTCGAGGCCGGCGGCAACTACGGCTGGAACGTCAAGGAGGGGACCCACTGCTTCAGCACGGAGAGTCCCAGCCAGCCCCCGGAGGATTGTCCCGACTCGGCGCCCGACGAACCGCCGTACAACGGACAGGAACTGCAGGACCCGATCGTCGAATATCCCCACGTCTATCAGGAGCAAGTGGTCGGCATCACGATCATCGGCGGCCACGTCTACGAGGCCGGCGACGTCGCCGACCTCGACGGGAAGTACGTCTTCGGCGACTGGACGGCCGACCCGGCGCGACAGTCCCCGCAAGGGCGAATACTCGCCGCTTCGGAGCCGAGTGACGGGGACGGAGGGATGACCGGCAACGGCGGCGGCAACCAGACCGAAGGGATGAGTCCCGACGACCAGGCGGTTCAAGAGAACGTGACGTCCGGTGAGGGCGGTATCGAAGAGGGAGGCTTCGAGAACGAGACGAACGCGACCAACGAGACGGCCGACGCCGGCGCAGACGTCGGCGGTGGCGGCCAAGAGCAGGTCGTCCCGCGAGACGAACTCTGGGACATGGAGGAACTCCAGCTCGCTGGCTCCGAAGACGGAACGTTCCCGTACTTCGTCCGCCAGTTCGGGCAGGACCTCGAGGGCAACGTCTACGTGCTCGCCAATCAGGTGGGCGTCCCGGAAGGCGACACGGGCACGGTCTTCGAGATCGTCCCACCGGGAGAGGGCGAATCGCTGGAAGCGCCCGAAGAGGGCGAAGCGGTCGCACCCGAGGAGCAGGAGGCCGACGAGAACGCGACCGAGGACACGCAGGACGAGCCGATCGCCGAGGACGGGAACGCCACGGACAACGAGAGCGTCGCGGACGGGAACGTCACGTCCGGGGAGAACGCGACCGACAACGAGACGCCGAGCGCGAACGTGACGGTCACCGAGAACGAGACCGCTAACGGCTCCTGAGGTCGCCGTCGCCGCGTCGTCCCGGTCGACGGTCCGGTCCCGCTCGAGTCGGCTCGAGCCACCGGGCAAGGCCGGTCCTCGAGCCGTGGGCAACTGTGGGCTCCCTTCGCCGGCCCGGATTTGATGGCTATCGACGTGAAAGACGACGCCATGCGCGAGAACGCCTCCACGGCGACCGTTACCGCAGGGGACGCCGAGATTCCGGCGCTCGGATTCGGCACCGCCAGAATGACCGGCGACGAGTGCCGACGAGCCGTCGAGACCGCCCTCGAGGTCGGCTACCGGCACGTCGACACCGCCCAGATGTACGACAACGAGCGCGCCGTCGGCGAGGCCCTCGCCGCCAGCGACGTCGCTCGCGAGGACGAACGCAGTGAGTCCTCGGAGAAGCGAGCGGGAGCAACGCGACACGTGAGCCGCGAGGACGTCTTCGTCGTCACCAAGGTCCACCCCGATAACGCCGCGCGCGAGGACGTTCTCGCGTCGACCCGCGCGAGCCTCGAGCGACTCGGACTCTCGACGGTCGATTGCCTCCTGCTTCACGCGCCGAGCGACCGCGCGCCGCTCGCGGAGACGCTGGCCGCGATGAACGACCTGCAGGACGAGGGCGCCGTCGATCACGTCGGCGTCAGCAACTTCTCGGTCGACGAACTCGAGTCCGCCCGCGAGCTGTCCGAGACGCCGATCGTCGCGAACCAGGTGAAGTACCACCCCTATCATCACCGAGACGACCTGCTCGAGTACTGCGTCGAGCGCGACGTCTGCCTGACGGCGTACAGCCCGCTCGCGGAGGGGACCGTGCCGGGCGACGACCGACTCGCCGAGATCGGCGAGCCCTACGACAAGTCGGCGTCGCAGGTCGCGCTGCGCTGGCTCGTCCAGCAACCGAACGTGGCGGTGATCCCGAAGGCCTCGAGCCGCGAGCACATCGCGGCCAACGCCGACATCTTCGACTTCGAACTCTCGGACGACGAGCTGGCGGCGGTCGCCGACGTCGGCGACGGACTCTGGGATCAGCTGGCCGTCACGCTCGGATTGCGTTGAGCTCCCGTCCTCGATAGCGGGGGGTGTAGTAATCGCTGCTTCCGCGGCGGAAAATGCCTTTCTATACAGTGAGGAGACCGATTAGGAGAACAACAGTCACAACTACTAAGCCCGTGCTCGGCCACCATATCGCATGGTAACACTGGGCACAGTATTCGAATTACTAACGAACGAACGTAGACGGTACGCGCTCTATTACCTCTACGAACAGGACGGTCCGGTGACTATCAGCGACTTGGTCGAAACGATCGACAGATGGGAAGACGGGTCACCTCCACAGGAGAGTACGCTGGATACGTTCGACGAGATAGCGCTCGATCTGAAGCACCACCAGCTCCCCAAGTCCGCCGAGGTCGAGTTCATTCAGTACGAACCGGAACGGGGAACCGTCCAAATTCAAGGATCGCCCGAAAAGTTCGATACGTTCGTGACGATAGCGCGATTGATCGAAGACCCGTCGGAGTGATACCGCATCCCCGTTCAGCTCTGGGCCGCAGAAGGCCGACAGTCGGCTCGGCCAGTACGCAGACGCCACGAACGGACTCGATCGGGGGATCGAAAGCCGAGAGAACCTGCCGTTCACCCCACGGAAATCCCGACGATATTTGTCGATCCCTGGAAAAGAGCCACCGATGCACTTCGATCACGCAGGGATCGCGACCGAGGACGCACGGGAGCTCGCGGCGCTGTACGGCGACCTCTTCGGCCTCGAGGTCGCCCACGAGGAGGAGTTCGACGGGATGCGCGTCGTCTTCCTCGACTGCGGCGAGGGCTACGTCGAACTGCTCGAGCCGCTCGAGGAGGGCACCATCGCGAGCTATCTCGAGGACAACGGCGCCGGAATCCACCACCTCGCGCTCGCGACCGACGATATCGAGGCCGGACTCGAGACGGCGCGCGAACACGACGTCGCGTTGATCGACGACGAACCGCGGCCCGGCGCGTGGGGCCACTCGGTGGCCTTCCTCCACCCAAAGGACACCGGCGGGATTCTGATCGAACTCGTCGAGCACTGATTCGGGAGCGAAAACGCGGTCGGACGGATCGGCGCTTCGAGACGGCTTACTCGAGTCGATTCTCGCTCTCGCCCGGTTCACCGCGGTCGACGTCGATGCGGTGGGGTTCCGGTCGCTCGCTCTCGCTGCCGCCGCTCCCGCCGACCGGAATCTTCGTCCGGAGTTCGCTGGCGAACGACTGGACCTGATCGACCAGCGTCTCGACCTCCTCCGCGAACTCGTCGACGGTGCGCTCGACGTAGTGGACGCGCTGGGCCGGAATCCGTCGCACGATGTCCCGTCCCTCGTCGTCCTCGCCGGTCTTGATGATCCAGTGGTCCTGGAAGTAGGCGATGTGCTCGTTGGGCACCGACGTCTCGACGGTCTCGTCCGGTTCGTCGTATACGATCGTCGCCTCGCCGATGTCGCGCTCGAGTTCGAGGTCCTCGTCTACCATACGAGTACTAGCACGTGAGCGCGCGTAGAATCACTGCTTGCGAGCGACCGGTCTCGCGTTCGGGCCCGGTCCCGATCGCCCGGGGGTGCTATCCGAAGTTCTCGATCAGCGCGTCGTCGGGATCCCCGCCGGCGTCCTCGATCGCGTCCGCGACGAGCGTCACGAACTCCTCGAAGCCGAACGCGTAGATCCGACCGTCCTCAAAGTAGTTCTCGAGCGCGTCCTCGAGTCCCGCGTCGTCGGCGGCGTCGAGGACGACGACGTCCGCACCCGCGTCCTCGAGGGCCTCGAGGCGGTCGGTGTGGGCCGGCGCGTCGGCCCGATAGACGACGACCGCGTCGTGGCCCGACTCGTGGGCCGCTTCGGCGATGGCGACCGCGGGGCCGACGCCCGGGCCGCCCGCGACGGCGACGACGTCCTCGTCGCCCTCGTAGGTGATCGTCCCGAACGGCCCCTCGACGTGGACGGTCTCGCCGCCCTCGAGGTCGGCCAGCCACGGCGAGAGATCGCCGTCGGGGTCGATCCCGACCGTGATCTCGAAGGTCTCGTCGACAGACGGCGACGAGAGCGTGTAGTGGCGCATGACGACCTCGTCCTCGTCGATCTCCTCC from Haloterrigena sp. KLK7 includes these protein-coding regions:
- a CDS encoding HAD family hydrolase encodes the protein MQYDAVLFDFDGVVVENPSPRRMYDALTRTYEKLGCSDPAAETVQEVLSGDFESIADRCRRLEVDTDTFCSQAAREMIRTQLADVERGLRSMYDDVTAVRSLELPLGVVSDNHPTVVSRLLDRFGLRSLFEAVYGCPLTPDGLDRRKPDPTNIERAMGSLEAESALYVGDRPVDVRAARNAGIDSALVTRAGDEMETETAESPDASPTYRLASLTQLPMVL
- a CDS encoding M48 family metalloprotease; the protein is MRSRSTGTRFLMVAVGCLLLLTSLGLAGLGYLALAALWRSAPDPATTVLVVVGAGLLVGYLSYRFGTAAVLSRLEAVELPRSRAPALYRRLDRLEERMGVDAPTLYVARLPAPNAFAIGTARRGAIVLDRSLLRLLTVDELEGLLAHELAHLEGYDAFVQTLAFSVFRTVTGLLFLLCAPLLVAIVGTARAVAWMRGRPGAWTHTTFGRLLGRLERGVQLAFLLVTLAVRAHSRRREYAADDRAAAVTGNPIALARALRKIQRVADPRRGLLSPLYVHTDEDDWTQLFSTHPDTSERIERLIERTRTAPSNGRPQRVQ
- a CDS encoding GNAT family N-acetyltransferase, which translates into the protein MYVRDAKNREEVWLLDHIEAMGLDETAFRSRDYVVAVDEASGEKAGFGRIRIHKTDDTAPADADSDRAGGRANDVCELTSIGVLEGWREQGVGAHVVERLVEYAGDQGFDTVYTLTSEGSYLAQFGFERVEESELPAVLRDRLEDKREGVDPDAVPLAIDVDRFRMPDRLREAFKRAPEGRDDVSNDESAEDFGIDSESATYKYDTGR
- a CDS encoding methylmalonyl-CoA mutase family protein; translation: MFDQDDLEEIRASKEEWHEEEVAPVLERFGERKETFTTDTGGQEVDRLYTPDDVADLDYQEDLGNPGEPPYTRGVYSTGYRGRLWTMRQYAGFSTPEDTNERYHYLLDEGQTGLSMAFDLPTQMGYDSDDSMAAGEVGKAGVAIDSLSDMETVFDGIPLDEVSTSMTINAPASVLLAMYIAVGDQQGVDRSELRGTIQNDLLKEYIARNTYIYPPEPSMRIITDIFEFCADETPKFNTISISGYHIREAGSTAAQELAFTLGDGIEYVETAIDAGLDVDEFAPQLSFFFNGHNNIFEEVAKFRAARRMWHDIIEERFDPDDPKSKQLKFHTQTAGSMLTAQQIENNVVRVAYQALAAVLGGTQSLHTNGKDEALALPTEESVRTALRTQQILAHESGAADTIDPLAGSYYVESLTDEVEEEAYEILEEVEERGGMLEAVEQQWVQRQIQDTAFDRQKEIEEKERIIVGVNEFEVDEDPQMDVEEVTQEDQQRQIDSLETVRAERDDEAVDAKLEALREAAQGEENLMPRIIEAVKVYATVGEICNVMRDEFGEYQPGGAV
- a CDS encoding PQQ-dependent sugar dehydrogenase; its protein translation is MSERSDERPNPVPESATDYTATSRRRLLQAAAAAGGVVALGDIAGAQEAETIELGGETSGWQGVAPDDIEGETNPTLELEAGTTYEVTWENLDGQPHNFVIESGEGEELERTELMMQQGETQTLEFEATSEMAEYYCEPHSATMRGDISVGGGGGGAEQDEAADGEPEAFFEPGAEIGVQTLASGMTAPTDMAVADEEQERYFVADQTGELWVVTDDGLQDEPFLDVSDRLVELGTFEGDYADPEQDYDERGLLGIEFHPEFAENGRFFVHYSAPPNDETPDGWSHVEVVSEFQATDDLSAGDPDSERVLMEFQKPQYNHDAGPMAFGPDGYLYVPMGDGGGANDDMEGHVEDWYDGNEGGNGQDVSENLLGSVLRVDVDQEGEDRPYAIPEDNPLVDSEEGLDEHYAWGFRNPFGISFDSDGRLFVSDAGQDLFEEANLVEAGGNYGWNVKEGTHCFSTESPSQPPEDCPDSAPDEPPYNGQELQDPIVEYPHVYQEQVVGITIIGGHVYEAGDVADLDGKYVFGDWTADPARQSPQGRILAASEPSDGDGGMTGNGGGNQTEGMSPDDQAVQENVTSGEGGIEEGGFENETNATNETADAGADVGGGGQEQVVPRDELWDMEELQLAGSEDGTFPYFVRQFGQDLEGNVYVLANQVGVPEGDTGTVFEIVPPGEGESLEAPEEGEAVAPEEQEADENATEDTQDEPIAEDGNATDNESVADGNVTSGENATDNETPSANVTVTENETANGS
- a CDS encoding aldo/keto reductase, translated to MAIDVKDDAMRENASTATVTAGDAEIPALGFGTARMTGDECRRAVETALEVGYRHVDTAQMYDNERAVGEALAASDVAREDERSESSEKRAGATRHVSREDVFVVTKVHPDNAAREDVLASTRASLERLGLSTVDCLLLHAPSDRAPLAETLAAMNDLQDEGAVDHVGVSNFSVDELESARELSETPIVANQVKYHPYHHRDDLLEYCVERDVCLTAYSPLAEGTVPGDDRLAEIGEPYDKSASQVALRWLVQQPNVAVIPKASSREHIAANADIFDFELSDDELAAVADVGDGLWDQLAVTLGLR
- the mce gene encoding methylmalonyl-CoA epimerase; translated protein: MHFDHAGIATEDARELAALYGDLFGLEVAHEEEFDGMRVVFLDCGEGYVELLEPLEEGTIASYLEDNGAGIHHLALATDDIEAGLETAREHDVALIDDEPRPGAWGHSVAFLHPKDTGGILIELVEH
- a CDS encoding FAD-dependent oxidoreductase, translated to MPIEGTPVTVESIREVGPDTVALELETPDGFDARPGQFVLLRAVPRDVDDEEEIDEDEVVMRHYTLSSPSVDETFEITVGIDPDGDLSPWLADLEGGETVHVEGPFGTITYEGDEDVVAVAGGPGVGPAVAIAEAAHESGHDAVVVYRADAPAHTDRLEALEDAGADVVVLDAADDAGLEDALENYFEDGRIYAFGFEEFVTLVADAIEDAGGDPDDALIENFG